The proteins below are encoded in one region of Microbacterium pygmaeum:
- the tal gene encoding transaldolase, with protein MSTPTAQLVADGVSIWLDDLSRQRIISGNLADLIATRNVSGVTTNPTIFAGALSKGEAYEGQVAVLAGKGATADEAIFEITTDDVRAASDVFRPVYDETKGVDGRVSIEVSPDLAHDTEATIAQAKDLAARVDRPNVLIKIPATKAGLPAITEVIGSGISVNVTLIFSLERYAEVIDAYLAGLEQAAAAGHDLADIHSVASFFVSRVDTEVDKRLTVLGGDAEKLKSRSGVENARLAYELFEQKFAEQRAQDLVAKGANVQRPLWASTGVKDPALPDTLYVTELDAPGTVNTMPEKTLEATFDHAVVEGDQVTGRYAEAHAYFDSLRDAGVDFADVTQVLEDEGVEKFIASWHELQETVANALEAAKAAESAR; from the coding sequence ATGAGCACCCCCACCGCACAGCTGGTCGCCGACGGCGTCAGCATCTGGCTGGACGACCTCTCCCGCCAGCGCATCATCTCCGGGAACCTCGCCGACCTGATCGCGACGCGCAACGTCAGCGGCGTCACGACCAACCCGACGATCTTCGCCGGCGCGCTCAGCAAGGGCGAAGCGTACGAGGGTCAGGTCGCGGTCCTCGCCGGCAAGGGCGCCACGGCCGACGAGGCGATCTTCGAGATCACCACCGACGACGTCCGCGCGGCATCCGACGTGTTCCGCCCCGTCTACGACGAGACGAAGGGCGTGGACGGCCGTGTGTCGATCGAGGTCTCGCCCGATCTCGCGCACGACACCGAGGCCACCATCGCGCAGGCGAAGGACCTCGCCGCTCGCGTGGACCGCCCCAACGTGTTGATCAAGATCCCCGCCACCAAGGCCGGGCTCCCCGCGATCACCGAGGTCATCGGCTCCGGCATCTCGGTGAACGTGACTCTCATCTTCAGTCTGGAGCGCTACGCCGAGGTCATCGACGCGTACCTCGCCGGCCTCGAGCAGGCGGCCGCGGCAGGCCACGACCTCGCCGACATCCACTCGGTCGCCTCGTTCTTCGTCTCCCGCGTGGACACCGAGGTCGACAAGCGCCTGACCGTGCTCGGCGGCGACGCGGAGAAGCTCAAGAGCCGCTCCGGCGTGGAGAACGCCCGCCTGGCCTACGAGCTGTTCGAGCAGAAGTTCGCCGAACAGCGCGCCCAGGACCTCGTCGCCAAGGGCGCGAACGTGCAGCGCCCGCTGTGGGCCTCGACCGGCGTCAAGGATCCGGCGCTGCCGGACACGCTCTACGTGACCGAGCTCGACGCGCCCGGCACTGTGAACACGATGCCCGAGAAGACGCTCGAGGCCACCTTCGACCACGCCGTCGTCGAGGGCGACCAGGTCACCGGCCGGTACGCCGAGGCGCACGCGTACTTCGACAGCCTGCGCGACGCGGGCGTCGACTTCGCCGATGTCACCCAGGTGCTCGAGGACGAAGGCGTGGAGAAGTTCATCGCGTCCTGGCACGAGCTGCAGGAGACCGTGGCCAACGCGCTCGAGGCTGCGAAGGCAGCGGAGAGCGCTCGATGA